A section of the Clostridium omnivorum genome encodes:
- a CDS encoding ECF transporter S component: MEERKEVMASAIKVSDIAKVGVMAALIYVATWLIHIPIGEKAVLHLGDSMVFTAAIILGKKKAGVASAIGMCLFDVLSPYAIWAPFTFVIKGLMGYLAGWIAYRNDYEGNNSLNNILAFTVAGIWMIVGYYFAGAFIYHSFIIALNDILGNVIQVVGGAVIAIPLARLLKKANVK; this comes from the coding sequence ATGGAGGAAAGAAAAGAAGTTATGGCAAGTGCTATTAAAGTTAGCGATATTGCAAAAGTTGGAGTTATGGCAGCTCTTATATATGTTGCTACCTGGCTCATTCATATTCCAATTGGAGAAAAGGCAGTTCTGCACCTAGGAGACAGTATGGTATTCACTGCAGCAATTATTCTTGGAAAGAAGAAAGCAGGTGTAGCTTCAGCCATCGGAATGTGTCTATTTGATGTTTTATCACCTTATGCTATTTGGGCGCCATTCACTTTTGTTATAAAAGGACTTATGGGATACTTAGCTGGATGGATTGCTTATAGGAATGACTATGAAGGAAACAATTCTCTTAATAACATTTTAGCATTTACTGTTGCAGGTATTTGGATGATAGTAGGATACTATTTTGCTGGAGCATTTATATATCATAGTTTCATTATAGCTTTAAACGATATACTAGGAAATGTAATTCAGGTAGTTGGCGGAGCTGTTATAGCAATTCCACTTGCAAGATTGCTTAAAAAGGCAAATGTAAAGTAA
- a CDS encoding polysaccharide biosynthesis tyrosine autokinase, producing MKDTSEQFKISEIIKILLRRYITILVCIVLCVSIGFFTAFFVIQPSYEASISIIVGNSSTSGTKLDYDQLMLYQKLVKTYCAIAKTSTVAEKTIEKVGLSISTDDFEKLITVVPEADTQIFDIKVRANSKKQSVEIITALSQVFIDEVKNTYPSDSIKIMDKVKASDNPISPNKKLYLFISAFAGLMLAFIIIMVKEYSDNTFKTEEDVEDNLDCQVIGIIPRENDGINNLIIKKSNMTMEAFRTLRTNVEFSSIDKKVQSIMLTSSKQGEGKSSIAYILAFIMSQNGKKTLLVDCDLRKPELYKFFETSNKKGLSNILCGVNKWEEEKYKTKFNNLYMITAGTKLPNPTELLSSHRMREFMETWKQNFDYIIMDTPPVGIVTDAQVLSTLCDGCIFVVAAGESVKEDSIKAKNLLKIVNAKIIGVCLNKVEVYKKYDDKDYLDSNEKIREPFIDKLNKYIEKIKKLIKRNLHKDDKKIN from the coding sequence GTGAAAGATACCAGCGAACAATTTAAGATTAGTGAAATTATAAAAATATTGTTAAGAAGGTATATAACCATATTAGTTTGTATTGTTTTATGTGTATCAATAGGTTTTTTTACAGCTTTTTTTGTAATACAGCCTTCTTATGAAGCAAGCATTAGTATTATTGTAGGAAATTCATCAACTAGCGGTACGAAGCTTGATTACGATCAATTGATGTTATATCAAAAGCTTGTGAAAACCTATTGTGCAATTGCAAAGACTTCCACTGTTGCTGAAAAAACCATAGAAAAGGTAGGCTTAAGCATATCTACTGATGATTTTGAAAAGCTAATTACTGTAGTTCCAGAGGCAGATACTCAAATTTTTGATATAAAAGTAAGAGCTAACAGCAAAAAACAGTCGGTAGAAATAATCACCGCATTAAGTCAAGTATTTATTGATGAAGTAAAGAACACCTATCCGTCAGATAGTATTAAGATTATGGATAAGGTTAAAGCTAGCGATAACCCAATATCGCCAAATAAAAAGCTTTATTTATTTATTTCTGCTTTTGCAGGATTAATGTTAGCTTTCATAATAATCATGGTAAAAGAATACTCGGATAATACCTTTAAAACAGAAGAGGACGTGGAAGATAATTTAGACTGTCAAGTAATAGGAATTATTCCAAGAGAAAATGATGGAATTAATAATTTAATAATTAAAAAATCTAACATGACTATGGAGGCCTTTAGAACTCTTAGAACTAATGTAGAGTTTTCATCCATAGATAAAAAAGTTCAATCTATCATGCTAACAAGCAGTAAACAAGGAGAAGGAAAAAGCAGTATTGCATATATACTTGCTTTCATTATGTCTCAGAATGGTAAAAAAACACTACTAGTTGACTGTGATTTAAGAAAGCCGGAACTTTATAAGTTTTTTGAAACTAGTAATAAAAAGGGACTATCAAATATATTGTGTGGAGTAAACAAATGGGAAGAAGAAAAATATAAAACAAAATTTAATAATTTGTATATGATTACGGCTGGAACAAAACTTCCAAATCCTACAGAATTATTATCATCACATAGGATGAGGGAATTTATGGAGACATGGAAACAGAATTTTGACTATATTATTATGGATACTCCACCAGTAGGTATTGTTACTGATGCTCAGGTGTTATCTACACTATGTGATGGCTGCATCTTTGTAGTGGCAGCTGGAGAATCAGTAAAAGAGGATTCCATTAAGGCAAAAAATTTATTAAAAATTGTAAACGCTAAGATAATAGGAGTGTGTCTAAATAAAGTAGAAGTGTACAAAAAATATGATGATAAAGATTATTTAGATAGCAATGAAAAAATAAGAGAACCTTTCATAGATAAGCTTAATAAATATATAGAAAAGATAAAAAAATTAATAAAAAGAAATTTACACAAGGATGATAAAAAGATAAATTGA
- a CDS encoding UDP-glucose dehydrogenase family protein, which translates to MLKLAFIGVGYVGLVTGTCMAELGMEVTCIDISKDKIDKLNLGIIPIYELGLEELVLKNLKSNRLSFTTDMKSVVEECDVIFITVGTPQGSDGSADLSYVEQAVVEIAKYMNRYKVIVDKSTVPVGTGEMVKSKIEAELKARGVEYDFDVVSNPEFLREGTAIGDFMNPDRIILGVESKRSAEVMKKIYEKVLIKGVPLLLTNLETAELIKYSANAFLASKISYINELTELCESIGADIRAVSKGIGMDKRIGSAFLNAGPGYGGSCFPKDTAALIKISDAAGCKLSIVDAVIRANAKQKERMFKKITKAFGDISNKVIAVLGVTFKADTDDIRESPAVSLINNLLNSGARLRVYDPGISELVFINNEESRNNLYICNNEYEAAEGAEALVIATEWSQFKKLDLKAIKHKMTNTWFFDLRNLYSPVEVTKAGLNYIGNGRNNIVSIIYTITKDGKEDYEVI; encoded by the coding sequence ATGCTAAAGCTTGCATTTATAGGAGTAGGATATGTTGGACTAGTAACAGGTACTTGCATGGCTGAACTTGGTATGGAGGTTACTTGTATAGATATTAGTAAAGATAAAATAGATAAATTAAATTTAGGGATTATTCCAATATATGAGTTAGGACTTGAAGAGTTGGTATTAAAGAATTTAAAAAGCAATAGATTAAGCTTTACTACTGATATGAAGAGTGTGGTTGAAGAATGTGATGTAATTTTTATTACGGTAGGAACCCCTCAGGGAAGTGATGGAAGTGCAGACTTAAGCTATGTAGAACAGGCGGTAGTGGAAATTGCAAAATATATGAATAGATATAAAGTTATTGTGGATAAATCCACAGTACCAGTTGGCACTGGAGAAATGGTTAAAAGTAAAATAGAGGCTGAACTAAAGGCTAGAGGTGTAGAGTATGATTTCGACGTAGTATCAAATCCGGAGTTTTTAAGAGAAGGTACAGCAATTGGAGACTTTATGAATCCAGACAGAATTATTTTGGGGGTTGAAAGTAAGAGATCCGCAGAAGTAATGAAAAAAATTTATGAAAAAGTTTTAATTAAGGGAGTGCCGCTTTTATTAACTAATCTAGAGACAGCTGAATTAATAAAGTATTCAGCAAATGCCTTTCTTGCATCAAAGATTTCCTATATAAATGAGCTTACAGAGCTTTGTGAATCTATAGGAGCTGATATAAGGGCTGTTTCAAAGGGAATTGGAATGGATAAGAGGATAGGAAGTGCTTTTTTAAATGCTGGTCCAGGATACGGTGGAAGCTGCTTTCCAAAGGATACTGCTGCACTAATAAAAATTTCAGATGCTGCTGGATGTAAATTGTCTATCGTGGATGCTGTAATTAGAGCAAATGCTAAACAAAAAGAAAGAATGTTTAAAAAGATAACTAAAGCATTTGGGGATATCAGTAATAAAGTAATAGCAGTACTAGGTGTAACCTTTAAAGCAGATACTGATGATATAAGGGAATCTCCTGCTGTAAGCCTTATTAATAACCTATTAAACAGTGGTGCAAGACTTAGAGTATATGACCCAGGAATATCAGAACTAGTATTTATAAATAATGAGGAATCGAGAAATAACTTGTATATTTGTAATAACGAGTATGAGGCAGCAGAAGGTGCTGAGGCTTTAGTAATAGCAACTGAATGGAGTCAATTTAAGAAGCTTGATTTAAAAGCTATTAAGCATAAGATGACAAATACTTGGTTTTTTGATTTAAGGAACTTATATAGTCCAGTTGAAGTTACAAAGGCTGGTCTTAATTATATAGGTAATGGTAGAAACAATATTGTAAGTATAATTTATACCATAACTAAAGATGGAAAAGAAGACTATGAAGTCATATAG
- a CDS encoding GDP-mannose 4,6-dehydratase, with protein sequence MNIVVTGGAGFIGSHLCEALLCSGNRLVVIDNFNDFYNPDIKRRNIKEILHMMKKNNIPEDNLRLYEYDIRDKEAVGKLIGKDIDVVVHLAAMAGVRNSIQNPKLYYEVNVLGTLNILEACKASNVGKIVFASSSSVYGNNKTVPFKEEDRVDFPISPYAATKKSGELMCYTYHLLYSFNIASLRFFTVYGPRQRPDLAIHKFTEKIFNGEDIPIYGDGTTKRDYTYISDIVDGILKAIEWVNKNENSYEIFNLGESRTISLNFMIDTIQNTIGEKAKKKMLPMQGGDVNITYADITKAKQMLGYNPSMQFEAGIENFIEWYRRVNGR encoded by the coding sequence ATGAATATTGTTGTCACAGGTGGGGCTGGTTTTATTGGATCGCATCTATGTGAGGCGCTTTTGTGCAGTGGAAATAGGTTAGTAGTAATTGACAATTTTAATGATTTTTATAATCCAGACATTAAAAGAAGAAATATAAAAGAAATACTGCATATGATGAAGAAAAACAATATTCCAGAAGATAATTTGAGATTATATGAATATGACATTAGAGATAAAGAAGCAGTTGGAAAATTGATTGGCAAAGATATAGATGTTGTAGTACACTTGGCTGCCATGGCTGGTGTAAGAAATTCTATACAAAATCCTAAGTTATATTATGAGGTAAATGTGCTTGGAACTCTTAATATATTAGAGGCTTGCAAAGCAAGTAATGTTGGAAAAATAGTATTTGCATCAAGCTCATCGGTTTATGGAAATAACAAAACTGTGCCTTTTAAGGAAGAAGATAGAGTAGACTTCCCTATATCTCCTTATGCTGCAACAAAGAAATCAGGTGAGCTAATGTGTTATACCTATCACTTATTATATTCATTTAACATTGCGTCACTTCGTTTTTTTACTGTCTATGGACCAAGGCAGAGACCTGATTTAGCAATTCATAAGTTTACCGAAAAAATATTTAATGGTGAAGATATACCCATTTATGGTGATGGTACTACCAAAAGAGATTACACATATATAAGCGACATTGTTGATGGGATACTAAAGGCAATTGAATGGGTTAATAAAAATGAAAATAGTTACGAAATTTTTAATCTTGGAGAATCAAGGACTATATCTTTGAATTTTATGATTGACACAATACAAAATACAATTGGTGAAAAGGCAAAGAAAAAGATGCTTCCTATGCAGGGTGGAGACGTAAATATAACTTATGCAGATATAACTAAGGCAAAGCAGATGCTTGGATACAATCCATCTATGCAATTTGAAGCTGGAATAGAAAATTTTATTGAGTGGTATAGAAGAGTAAATGGTCGGTGA
- a CDS encoding glycosyltransferase has product MKKVAFFIPDLGGAGAERVVSNLTQALAERGYDIFLILYNQSDVAYPFGGKLLTIDGRSNSILYKNKILKFLYRTYKLKMLKHKYKFDFVISFLENPDFQNILTKGKEKVYISVRNYASKSYSKSKKFISKLLYRRADKIIAVSEGVKEDLINNFLIQERKIKVIYNPYDLEKINLLAQEAIEGKFQDIFNKKCILNTGRLTRQKGQWHLIRVFSYVCNEFSDVELVFQGEGPLLEKLKRLAESLGIIDRVHFIGFQSNPFKFMKSSYIYALTSLYEGFPNTLVEAMICGLPAISVNCKSGPKEILLRTKDSTDESYGILLEEFQQNEDIEGLILSEEEKKMAARICQLLRNNEEYQIYRAKSIERSKDFRLTKIIEEWRKIL; this is encoded by the coding sequence ATGAAGAAGGTAGCATTTTTTATTCCTGATTTGGGTGGAGCTGGAGCAGAAAGAGTTGTATCAAACTTGACACAGGCTTTAGCTGAAAGAGGATATGATATATTTCTTATCCTTTATAATCAAAGTGATGTAGCATATCCCTTTGGGGGTAAGCTGCTCACTATTGATGGAAGAAGTAACAGCATACTATATAAAAACAAAATATTAAAGTTTTTATATAGAACTTATAAGCTTAAAATGCTTAAGCATAAGTATAAATTTGACTTTGTAATAAGCTTCCTTGAAAATCCCGATTTTCAAAATATATTAACTAAGGGAAAAGAGAAGGTATATATTTCAGTTAGAAACTATGCCTCAAAATCTTATTCTAAAAGCAAAAAATTTATTTCAAAGCTTCTATATAGAAGAGCTGATAAAATAATTGCTGTTTCTGAAGGAGTAAAAGAGGATTTAATAAATAACTTTTTAATACAAGAACGAAAGATTAAAGTAATTTACAATCCCTATGATTTAGAAAAAATAAATCTATTAGCACAGGAAGCTATTGAAGGGAAATTTCAAGATATATTCAATAAGAAATGTATTTTAAATACAGGAAGATTAACTAGGCAAAAGGGACAATGGCATCTTATTAGAGTCTTTTCCTATGTTTGTAATGAATTTAGTGATGTGGAACTAGTTTTCCAAGGAGAGGGACCTCTGCTTGAGAAGCTGAAAAGGTTAGCTGAAAGCCTAGGAATAATTGATAGAGTACATTTTATTGGTTTTCAGAGTAATCCTTTTAAATTTATGAAAAGTAGCTACATCTATGCGCTTACATCACTATATGAGGGTTTTCCAAATACGCTGGTAGAAGCAATGATTTGTGGGCTGCCCGCTATATCAGTTAATTGTAAATCAGGGCCTAAAGAAATATTACTAAGAACTAAGGATAGTACGGATGAAAGCTATGGAATTTTACTAGAGGAATTTCAGCAAAACGAAGATATTGAAGGTTTAATATTAAGCGAAGAAGAGAAGAAAATGGCTGCAAGGATATGCCAGCTCCTAAGAAATAATGAAGAATATCAAATTTATAGAGCAAAGTCAATAGAAAGGTCAAAGGATTTTAGGCTTACAAAAATTATTGAAGAATGGAGAAAAATTTTATGA
- a CDS encoding EpsG family protein: MIYVVVTIILIFASLLDYIEIPKKLRITLIYLLNAMLIFMSGLRYETGHDYYNYINIFDNLNGFKDYFASYQSSPVEVGYALLNIIIKDLGGGPEVLYFIIAFLTIVIFSYAINKQTKHYFTTMLMFYFLLYYENTMGHIRAGMAMAIILCSIKYIEKQDFIKFLALIITAASFHSTALVVLPVYFIKKYEPSKQIITVTILAAFLIGRINIIAILVKYIELININFYLTNKILNYASNEVLTDSFKTIIIRLGILIAFILSEKNIGDKLKNYKAVMYMQYLGTLMLLMLSSSPSDFGTRGTRSLFFIQILILPSLLQNVKNIYLKIMAHFVIVLYGLFLFLSYMSVYGYAFFPYKNIFLK; encoded by the coding sequence ATGATTTATGTTGTTGTTACCATTATTTTAATCTTTGCATCTTTATTAGACTATATAGAAATTCCTAAGAAATTAAGAATAACTCTAATTTATTTATTAAACGCCATGTTAATTTTTATGTCTGGATTAAGATATGAAACTGGGCACGACTATTATAACTATATTAATATATTTGATAACTTAAACGGTTTTAAGGACTATTTTGCATCCTATCAATCGAGTCCTGTTGAGGTTGGATATGCATTATTAAATATAATAATAAAGGATCTTGGAGGGGGGCCAGAAGTACTTTACTTCATTATAGCTTTTCTCACCATAGTGATATTTTCCTATGCAATAAATAAACAGACTAAACATTATTTTACTACAATGCTAATGTTCTATTTTTTACTATACTATGAAAATACCATGGGACATATTAGAGCGGGAATGGCAATGGCTATAATTTTGTGCAGTATAAAATATATTGAAAAGCAGGATTTTATTAAGTTCTTAGCATTAATAATAACTGCAGCCAGCTTTCATAGTACAGCACTAGTGGTACTTCCAGTATATTTTATAAAGAAGTATGAGCCTTCAAAACAGATAATTACTGTAACGATTTTAGCAGCTTTTTTAATTGGAAGAATTAATATTATAGCGATTTTAGTAAAGTACATTGAATTAATTAATATTAACTTTTATTTAACTAATAAAATCCTCAATTATGCTTCTAATGAAGTATTAACTGATTCATTTAAAACTATAATTATCAGATTAGGTATACTTATAGCATTTATTCTATCAGAAAAAAATATAGGCGATAAACTGAAAAATTACAAAGCAGTAATGTATATGCAATATCTAGGGACATTAATGCTGCTTATGCTATCCAGTTCCCCAAGCGATTTTGGAACAAGAGGAACACGAAGCTTATTTTTTATTCAAATTCTAATACTGCCATCATTACTTCAAAACGTAAAAAATATTTATTTAAAAATAATGGCGCATTTTGTTATTGTACTTTATGGGTTGTTTCTTTTCTTGAGTTACATGAGCGTTTATGGGTACGCATTTTTTCCGTATAAAAATATTTTTCTAAAATAA